From Saccopteryx leptura isolate mSacLep1 chromosome 3, mSacLep1_pri_phased_curated, whole genome shotgun sequence, one genomic window encodes:
- the WASF1 gene encoding actin-binding protein WASF1 isoform X1 yields MPLVKRNIDPRHLCHTALPRGIKNELECVTNISLANIIRQLSSLSKYAEDIFGELFNEAHSFSFRVNSLQERVDRLSVSVTQLDPKEEELSLQDITMRKAFRSSTIQDQQLFDRKTLPIPLQETYDVCEQPPPLNILTPYRDDGKEGLKFYTNPSYFFDLWKEKMLQDTEDKRKEKRKQKVLQDIQKLEQKNLDRPLEPEKVPRAPHDRRREWQKLAQGPELAEDDANLLHKHIEVANGPASHFETRPQTYVDHMDGSYSLSALPFSQMSELLTRAEERVLVRPHEPPPPPPMHGAGDAKPIPTCISSATGLIENRPQSPAAGRTPVFVSPTPPPPPPPLPSALSTSSLRASITSTPPPPIPPPPPPPTTALQAPAVPPPPAPLQIAPGVLHPAPPPIAPPLVQPSPPVARAAPVCETVPVHPLPQGEVQGLPPPPPPPPLPPPGIRPSSPVTVAAVTHPPSGLHPAPSTAPGPHVPLMPPSPPSQVVPASEPKRHPSTLPVISDARSVLLEAIRKGIQLRKVEEQREQEAKHERIENDVATILSRRIAVEYSDSEDDSEFDEVDWLE; encoded by the exons gTAAATATGCTGAAGATATATTTGGAGAATTATTCAATGAAGCACATAGTTTTTCCTTCAGAGTTAACTCATTACAAGAACGTGTGGACCGTTTATCTGTTAGTGTTACACAACTTGaccctaaagaagaagaat tgtcttTGCAAGATATAACGATGAGAAAAGCTTTCCGGAGTTCTACAATTCAAGATCAGCAGCTTTTTGACCGCAAGACTTTGCCTATTCCATTACAAGAGACATATGATGTTTGTGAACAGCCTCCACCTCTCAATATACTCACTCCTTATAG agaTGATGGTAAAGAAGGTTTAAAGTTTTATACCAATCCTTCATATTTCTTTGATctatggaaagaaaaaatgttgcAAGATACAGAggataagaggaaagaaaagaggaagcagaaggTATTACAAGATATTCAAAAGCTTGAA CAGAAAAATCTAGATCGTCCTCTTGAACCAGAAAAAGTGCCAAGAGCACCTCATGACAGGCGAAGAGAATGGCAGAAGCTGGCCCAAGGTCCAGAGCTGGCTGAAGACGATGCTAATCTCTTACACAAGCATATTGAAGTTGCAAATGGCCCAGCCTCTCATTTTGAAACaag ACCTCAGACATATGTGGATCATATGGATGGATCTTACTCGCTTTCTGCCCTGCCATTTAGTCAGATGAGTGAGCTTCTGACTAGAGCCGAGGAAAGGGTCTTGGTCAGACCACATgagccacccccacctcctccaatGCATGGTGCGGGAGATGCAAAACCTATACCCACCTGTATCAG TTCTGCTACAGGTTTGATAGAAAATCGCCCTCAGTCACCAGCTGCAGGCAGGACACCTGTGTTTGTGagccccacccccccacctcctcctccacctcttccatcCGCCTTGTCAACTTCTTCATTAAGAGCTTCGATTACTTCAACTCCTCCCCCACCAATACCTCCCCCACCGCCACCTCCAACCACTGCTTTGCAAGCTCCAGCAGTGCCACCACCTCCAGCTCCTCTGCAGATTGCCCCTGGAGTTCTTCACCCAGCTCCTCCTCCAATTGCACCGCCTCTAGTACAGCCCTCTCCACCGGTAGCTAGAGCTGCCCCAGTATGTGAGACTGTACCAGTTCATCCACTCCCGCAAGGTGAAGTCCAGGGGCTGCCTCCACCCCCGCCACCGCCTCCCTTGCCTCCACCTGGCATTCGACCATCATCACCTGTCACAGTTGCAGCTGTTACTCATCCTCCCTCTGGGCTACATCCAGCTCCATCTACTGCCCCAGGTCCCCATGTTCCATTAATGCCTCCGTCTCCTCCATCACAAGTTGTACCTGCTTCTGAGCCAAAGCGTCATCCATCAACCCTGCCTGTAATCAGCGACGCCAGGAGTGTACTTCTGGAAGCAATACGAAAAG GTATTCAGCTACGAAAAGTGGAAGAGCAGCGTGAGCAGGAAGCTAAACATGAACGCATTGAAAATGATGTTGCCACCATCCTGTCCCGCCGGATTGCTGTGGAGTATAGTGATTCGGAAGATGACTCAGAATTTGATGAAGTAGATTGGTTGGAGTAA
- the WASF1 gene encoding actin-binding protein WASF1 isoform X2 translates to MPLVKRNIDPRHLCHTALPRGIKNELECVTNISLANIIRQLSSLSKYAEDIFGELFNEAHSFSFRVNSLQERVDRLSVSVTQLDPKEEELSLQDITMRKAFRSSTIQDQQLFDRKTLPIPLQETYDVCEQPPPLNILTPYRDDGKEGLKFYTNPSYFFDLWKEKMLQDTEDKRKEKRKQKQKNLDRPLEPEKVPRAPHDRRREWQKLAQGPELAEDDANLLHKHIEVANGPASHFETRPQTYVDHMDGSYSLSALPFSQMSELLTRAEERVLVRPHEPPPPPPMHGAGDAKPIPTCISSATGLIENRPQSPAAGRTPVFVSPTPPPPPPPLPSALSTSSLRASITSTPPPPIPPPPPPPTTALQAPAVPPPPAPLQIAPGVLHPAPPPIAPPLVQPSPPVARAAPVCETVPVHPLPQGEVQGLPPPPPPPPLPPPGIRPSSPVTVAAVTHPPSGLHPAPSTAPGPHVPLMPPSPPSQVVPASEPKRHPSTLPVISDARSVLLEAIRKGIQLRKVEEQREQEAKHERIENDVATILSRRIAVEYSDSEDDSEFDEVDWLE, encoded by the exons gTAAATATGCTGAAGATATATTTGGAGAATTATTCAATGAAGCACATAGTTTTTCCTTCAGAGTTAACTCATTACAAGAACGTGTGGACCGTTTATCTGTTAGTGTTACACAACTTGaccctaaagaagaagaat tgtcttTGCAAGATATAACGATGAGAAAAGCTTTCCGGAGTTCTACAATTCAAGATCAGCAGCTTTTTGACCGCAAGACTTTGCCTATTCCATTACAAGAGACATATGATGTTTGTGAACAGCCTCCACCTCTCAATATACTCACTCCTTATAG agaTGATGGTAAAGAAGGTTTAAAGTTTTATACCAATCCTTCATATTTCTTTGATctatggaaagaaaaaatgttgcAAGATACAGAggataagaggaaagaaaagaggaagcagaag CAGAAAAATCTAGATCGTCCTCTTGAACCAGAAAAAGTGCCAAGAGCACCTCATGACAGGCGAAGAGAATGGCAGAAGCTGGCCCAAGGTCCAGAGCTGGCTGAAGACGATGCTAATCTCTTACACAAGCATATTGAAGTTGCAAATGGCCCAGCCTCTCATTTTGAAACaag ACCTCAGACATATGTGGATCATATGGATGGATCTTACTCGCTTTCTGCCCTGCCATTTAGTCAGATGAGTGAGCTTCTGACTAGAGCCGAGGAAAGGGTCTTGGTCAGACCACATgagccacccccacctcctccaatGCATGGTGCGGGAGATGCAAAACCTATACCCACCTGTATCAG TTCTGCTACAGGTTTGATAGAAAATCGCCCTCAGTCACCAGCTGCAGGCAGGACACCTGTGTTTGTGagccccacccccccacctcctcctccacctcttccatcCGCCTTGTCAACTTCTTCATTAAGAGCTTCGATTACTTCAACTCCTCCCCCACCAATACCTCCCCCACCGCCACCTCCAACCACTGCTTTGCAAGCTCCAGCAGTGCCACCACCTCCAGCTCCTCTGCAGATTGCCCCTGGAGTTCTTCACCCAGCTCCTCCTCCAATTGCACCGCCTCTAGTACAGCCCTCTCCACCGGTAGCTAGAGCTGCCCCAGTATGTGAGACTGTACCAGTTCATCCACTCCCGCAAGGTGAAGTCCAGGGGCTGCCTCCACCCCCGCCACCGCCTCCCTTGCCTCCACCTGGCATTCGACCATCATCACCTGTCACAGTTGCAGCTGTTACTCATCCTCCCTCTGGGCTACATCCAGCTCCATCTACTGCCCCAGGTCCCCATGTTCCATTAATGCCTCCGTCTCCTCCATCACAAGTTGTACCTGCTTCTGAGCCAAAGCGTCATCCATCAACCCTGCCTGTAATCAGCGACGCCAGGAGTGTACTTCTGGAAGCAATACGAAAAG GTATTCAGCTACGAAAAGTGGAAGAGCAGCGTGAGCAGGAAGCTAAACATGAACGCATTGAAAATGATGTTGCCACCATCCTGTCCCGCCGGATTGCTGTGGAGTATAGTGATTCGGAAGATGACTCAGAATTTGATGAAGTAGATTGGTTGGAGTAA